The Colletotrichum higginsianum IMI 349063 chromosome 2, whole genome shotgun sequence genome has a segment encoding these proteins:
- a CDS encoding PH domain-containing protein produces MAGLIAKWISKKILAEKVENNFGREDPYFETVPATRLDGTPTGKVKKRRKALPPGISKQDGEVLTKVKRRAYRLDQSLFTCCGVKFGWGSVIGLIPAVGDVLDAFMAMMVFRTCSKVEGGLPNSVKSKMMLNIIVDFFIGLVPFVGDIADAAFRANTKNAIVLEEYLREKGKKNLRRSGAPIPAVDPSDAEEWDRLQGDRTPPEYVSREPSRNGHMSSSHQNSSTGRPPAPPASAAVREEQPTGGGRGWFGFGRSRVNDVESAREPRDRPARQLRR; encoded by the exons ATGGCGGGTCTTATTGCGAAGTGGATCAGCAAGAAGATTCTGGCTGAAAAGGTCGAAAACAACTTTGGCCGCGAG GACCCCTACTTTGAAACCGTCCCTGCCACCAGGCTTGATGGCACCCCTACTGGCAAAGTCAAGAAACGCAGAAAGGCACTGCCTCCAGGAATCTCCAAGCAAGACGGAGAGGTCTTGACAAAGGTCAAGCGTCGAGCCTACCGACTCGATCAGTCGTTGTTCACCTGTTGCGGTGTTAAATTTGGTTGGGGCAGCGTCATCGGTCTGATTCCTGC TGTTGGCGATGTGCTCGATGCCTTcatggccatgatggtgTTCAGAACTTGCTCCAAGGTCGAAGGTGGACTACCGAATTCGGTTAAATCCAAGATGATGTTGAACATCATCGTTGACTTCTTCATCGGTCTTGTGCCCTTTGTGGGAGATATCGCCGATGCTGCTTTCCGCGCCAACACCAAAAACGCCATTGTCCTCGAAGAGTATCTTCGtgagaagggaaagaagaacCTGCGTCGCAGCGGAGCACCTATACCAGCAGTTGATCCAAGCGATGCGGAAGAGTGGGATCGCCTGCAAGGAGACCGTACACCGCCCGAGTATGTCAGTCGGGAGCCATCTCGCAACGGACACATGTCGTCGAGCCACCAGAACTCGTCCACTGGACGCCCCCCGGCGCCTCCAGCCAGCGCTGCTGTAAGAGAGGAACAGCCGACTGGTGGTGGGCGAGGCTGGTTTGGATTTGGTCGATCGAGAGTTAATGATGTGGAGTCTGCTCGCGAGCCCAGGGACAGGCCAGCCCGGCAATTGCGGCGATAG